Proteins encoded by one window of Streptomyces sp. NBC_01477:
- a CDS encoding LLM class F420-dependent oxidoreductase, whose translation MELGVNGLNAKATLGPAETVRLARLAEELGYRSWWAGEHVVLPSPRTPDAPMEPTDPILDPLVHLAYVAAVTERLELGTGIVILPQRNPLVLAKQAASLDVLSGGRLLLGVAAGYLEPEMTAVGVPYAERGRRTDEYIDAMRALWNEPAPSYQGRYVSFAHVDAHPRPVGPGGPRIVVGGHSPAAFRRAVARGHGWLGNGAGPADLAAHLDGLRKAAAEVERPGWLGPLEISFMQMSPVDADSARRYADLGTDRLIVYPLPLEDPAAVAAHLEQHAALPH comes from the coding sequence ATGGAACTGGGCGTCAACGGACTGAACGCCAAGGCCACGCTGGGACCGGCCGAGACGGTACGACTGGCCCGGCTGGCCGAGGAGTTGGGCTACCGGTCGTGGTGGGCGGGCGAGCATGTCGTGCTGCCCAGCCCGCGTACCCCCGACGCGCCGATGGAGCCGACCGACCCGATCCTCGACCCGCTGGTGCACCTGGCCTACGTGGCCGCGGTCACCGAACGGCTGGAGCTGGGCACCGGCATCGTCATCCTGCCGCAGCGCAATCCGCTGGTCCTCGCCAAGCAGGCCGCCAGCCTGGACGTGCTCAGCGGCGGCCGGCTGCTGCTCGGCGTCGCCGCCGGATACCTCGAACCCGAGATGACCGCCGTGGGCGTGCCGTACGCCGAGCGCGGCCGGCGCACCGACGAGTACATCGACGCGATGCGCGCGCTGTGGAACGAGCCCGCGCCCTCCTACCAGGGGCGTTACGTGTCCTTCGCGCACGTCGACGCCCACCCGCGGCCGGTGGGTCCCGGCGGTCCGCGGATCGTGGTCGGCGGGCACAGCCCCGCGGCCTTCCGGCGGGCCGTCGCCCGCGGCCACGGCTGGCTCGGCAACGGGGCGGGCCCCGCCGACCTGGCCGCGCACCTCGACGGGCTGCGCAAGGCCGCCGCCGAGGTGGAACGGCCGGGGTGGCTCGGCCCGCTGGAGATCAGCTTCATGCAGATGTCGCCGGTCGACGCGGACAGCGCCCGGCGCTACGCCGACCTCGGCACCGACCGGCTGATCGTCTACCCGCTGCCGCTGGAGGACCCGGCGGCGGTGGCCGCCCACCTCGAACAGCACGCCGCCCTCCCGCACTGA
- a CDS encoding LysR family transcriptional regulator, with the protein MDVHVRDLRYFVAVAEELSFTRAAAERLFIAQPTLSRQIRQLEASLRTPLFVRDRRAVALTAAGRELLPYARGLIGQWEAAQGAVAGAAAAHGTTLTVGFQTTIGRGLIPGVTAAMERRLPGWRLRFRQIGWADPTAGLGGGEVDVAIAWLPVPGAGLSAQVIATEQRWVALPAGHRLAGRPSVPFAELADEPFVALPASAGPLRTFWLGEDRRTTPATVAATAETADEAFEAVASGLAVVLLSAGNAEIYHRDNVICRPVPDLPPSELAVLWRTSDRREAVRVFTEACCRCCAAP; encoded by the coding sequence ATGGATGTCCACGTCCGGGATCTGCGGTATTTCGTGGCGGTCGCGGAGGAGTTGAGCTTCACGCGGGCCGCGGCCGAGCGGCTGTTCATCGCGCAGCCGACGCTGAGCCGGCAGATCCGGCAGCTGGAGGCGTCGCTGCGGACACCGCTGTTCGTACGCGACCGGCGCGCGGTCGCGCTGACCGCCGCGGGACGGGAGCTGCTGCCGTACGCCCGCGGACTGATCGGGCAGTGGGAGGCCGCGCAGGGTGCCGTGGCCGGCGCGGCGGCGGCGCACGGCACGACGCTGACCGTCGGCTTCCAGACCACCATCGGGCGCGGGCTCATCCCCGGCGTGACGGCGGCGATGGAGCGGCGGCTGCCCGGCTGGCGGCTGCGCTTCCGGCAGATCGGCTGGGCCGACCCGACGGCGGGCCTGGGGGGCGGCGAGGTCGATGTCGCCATCGCGTGGCTGCCGGTGCCGGGGGCCGGCCTGTCGGCGCAGGTGATCGCCACGGAGCAGCGCTGGGTGGCACTGCCGGCCGGCCACCGGCTGGCCGGCCGGCCCAGCGTGCCGTTCGCGGAACTCGCCGACGAGCCGTTCGTCGCCCTGCCCGCGTCAGCGGGCCCGCTGCGTACCTTCTGGCTGGGCGAGGACCGGCGCACCACCCCGGCCACGGTCGCGGCGACCGCGGAAACCGCCGACGAGGCCTTCGAGGCGGTCGCCTCCGGTCTGGCGGTGGTCCTCCTCTCGGCCGGCAACGCCGAGATCTACCACCGCGACAACGTCATCTGCCGCCCGGTCCCCGACCTCCCCCCGAGCGAACTCGCCGTCCTGTGGCGCACCTCCGACCGCCGCGAGGCCGTCCGCGTCTTCACGGAGGCGTGCTGCCGCTGCTGCGCGGCACCGTGA
- a CDS encoding PPOX class F420-dependent oxidoreductase yields MTGAPTPFEPFGEFARQKTILLTTYKRDGTPVGTAVSIAVEGERAYVRTYSAAWKVRRLRNDPRVEIAPSTVKGKPTGPAVRARAVLLTGEDAARAGRALARKYPFLHGFLVPFMHRRKHWQTLHYALTVPPAE; encoded by the coding sequence ATGACCGGCGCACCCACCCCGTTCGAGCCCTTCGGGGAATTCGCTCGGCAGAAGACGATTCTGCTCACCACGTACAAGCGGGACGGCACGCCCGTCGGGACCGCCGTCAGTATCGCCGTCGAGGGGGAGCGGGCCTACGTGCGGACGTACAGCGCGGCCTGGAAGGTCAGGCGGCTGCGGAACGACCCGCGGGTCGAGATCGCGCCGTCCACCGTGAAGGGGAAGCCGACCGGGCCGGCCGTCCGGGCGCGGGCGGTGCTGCTCACGGGTGAGGACGCCGCGCGGGCCGGGCGGGCGCTCGCGCGGAAGTATCCGTTCCTGCACGGCTTCCTCGTCCCCTTCATGCACCGCAGGAAGCACTGGCAGACGCTGCACTACGCCCTCACCGTGCCGCCCGCCGAATAG
- a CDS encoding MDR family MFS transporter: MSQTETAKPSTPEPPPGAKAESGPRQRSVRVVMVGLLIAMLLAMLDNMIVGTAMPTIVGELGGLDHLSWVVTAYTLATAASTPIWGKLGDMYGRKGIFLTSIVLFLAGSAMSGMAQTMDQLIAFRAFQGLGAGGLMVGVMAIIGEMIPPRERGKYQGLIAGVMAIAMIGGPLVGGTITDNWGWRWSFYINLPIGVVALAMVTIVLHLPKKPSKGRIDYFGAVLLTVAITSLVLLTTWGGTQYAWGSVQIIGLLVLGLASLAAFLFAETRAPEPIMPLRIFRSSNFSLISLVGFLVGFTMFGSMTFLPLYQQTVQGASATNSGLLLLPMLLAMMAVSMVAGRVTTATGRYKAFPIIGGALITVGLVLLSTMDVHTTRFTSGLFMAVLGAGMGFVMQITMLISQNSVEMRDIGVGSSSATLFRTIGGSFGVSLFGALFSHKVQHGMDSTAAGAAATKGGAQLDPATIAKFPPALKDAYFHAVASGTHVVFLWGAVVSVFGFLAAWFIIESPLRGAAAKPAARSEDEPLLADAL; the protein is encoded by the coding sequence ATGTCCCAGACCGAAACCGCCAAGCCGTCCACGCCGGAGCCGCCGCCCGGCGCCAAGGCCGAGAGCGGGCCGCGCCAGCGCAGTGTGCGTGTGGTGATGGTGGGTCTGCTGATCGCGATGCTGCTCGCCATGCTCGACAACATGATCGTCGGCACCGCGATGCCGACGATCGTCGGCGAGCTGGGCGGCCTCGACCACCTCTCCTGGGTCGTTACGGCGTACACCCTGGCCACCGCCGCCTCCACCCCGATCTGGGGCAAGCTCGGCGACATGTACGGCCGCAAGGGGATCTTCCTCACCTCGATCGTGCTGTTCCTGGCCGGCTCCGCGATGTCCGGCATGGCGCAGACGATGGACCAGCTGATCGCCTTCCGGGCCTTCCAGGGCCTCGGCGCCGGCGGTCTGATGGTCGGCGTGATGGCGATCATCGGCGAGATGATCCCGCCCCGCGAGCGCGGCAAGTACCAGGGCCTGATCGCCGGTGTCATGGCGATCGCCATGATCGGCGGCCCGCTGGTCGGCGGCACCATCACCGACAACTGGGGATGGCGCTGGAGCTTCTACATCAACCTGCCGATCGGTGTCGTCGCCCTCGCGATGGTCACCATCGTGCTGCACCTGCCCAAGAAGCCCAGCAAGGGCCGTATCGACTACTTCGGCGCCGTCCTGCTGACCGTCGCGATCACCTCGCTGGTGCTGCTGACCACCTGGGGCGGTACGCAGTACGCCTGGGGCTCCGTGCAGATCATCGGCCTGCTGGTGCTCGGCCTGGCCTCGCTGGCCGCCTTCCTCTTCGCCGAGACCCGCGCGCCCGAGCCGATCATGCCGCTGCGGATCTTCCGCAGCTCCAACTTCTCGCTGATCTCGCTGGTCGGCTTCCTCGTCGGCTTCACGATGTTCGGCTCGATGACCTTCCTGCCGCTCTACCAGCAGACCGTGCAGGGCGCCTCGGCGACCAACTCCGGCCTGCTGCTGCTGCCGATGCTGCTCGCGATGATGGCCGTCTCCATGGTCGCCGGCCGGGTCACCACCGCCACCGGCCGCTACAAGGCCTTCCCGATCATCGGCGGCGCCCTGATCACGGTCGGCCTGGTCCTGCTGTCCACGATGGACGTCCACACCACCCGCTTCACCTCCGGCCTCTTCATGGCCGTACTGGGCGCGGGCATGGGCTTCGTCATGCAGATCACCATGCTGATCTCGCAGAACAGCGTCGAGATGCGCGACATAGGCGTCGGCTCGTCGTCCGCGACGCTCTTCCGTACGATCGGCGGCTCCTTCGGCGTCTCGCTGTTCGGCGCGCTGTTCTCGCACAAGGTCCAGCACGGTATGGACTCCACCGCGGCCGGCGCCGCCGCCACGAAGGGCGGCGCGCAGCTCGACCCGGCGACCATCGCCAAATTCCCGCCGGCGCTCAAGGACGCGTACTTCCACGCGGTGGCCTCCGGCACGCACGTGGTCTTCCTGTGGGGCGCCGTGGTGAGCGTCTTCGGCTTCCTCGCGGCCTGGTTCATCATCGAGAGCCCGCTGCGCGGCGCGGCGGCGAAGCCGGCCGCCCGGTCCGAGGACGAGCCGCTGCTGGCCGACGCGCTCTGA
- a CDS encoding TetR/AcrR family transcriptional regulator has translation MGTPQQPQSRRGDTRRRIQQVALELFAEQGYEKTSLREIAERLDVTKAALYYHFKTKEDILSSIAEDLARPMRELITWAESQPRTLATKQELLRRYSDILWGSVDLFRFFQENQATVRELTIGETFRTSVKSLGGLLKDPDAPIAAQVRSVTALYAMHAGMFVTQNVEGDPEEKRAAILEVALDLVAQSEASLLTG, from the coding sequence ATGGGCACACCGCAGCAGCCGCAGTCACGCAGGGGCGACACGCGCCGCCGTATCCAGCAGGTCGCGCTGGAGCTGTTCGCAGAGCAGGGCTACGAGAAGACCTCGCTGCGGGAGATCGCCGAGCGGCTCGACGTCACGAAGGCGGCGCTCTACTACCACTTCAAGACCAAGGAAGACATCCTCAGCAGCATCGCCGAGGACCTGGCCCGGCCGATGCGCGAGCTGATCACCTGGGCCGAGAGCCAGCCGCGCACGCTGGCCACCAAGCAGGAGCTGCTGCGGCGCTACAGCGACATACTGTGGGGTTCGGTCGACCTCTTCCGCTTCTTCCAGGAGAACCAGGCGACCGTGCGCGAGCTGACCATCGGCGAGACCTTCCGCACCAGCGTGAAATCGCTGGGCGGACTGCTCAAGGACCCGGACGCGCCGATCGCCGCGCAGGTGCGCAGCGTCACCGCGCTCTACGCGATGCACGCCGGCATGTTCGTGACGCAGAACGTCGAGGGCGACCCCGAGGAGAAGCGCGCGGCCATCCTCGAAGTCGCCCTCGATCTTGTCGCCCAGTCCGAGGCGAGTCTCCTTACGGGTTGA
- a CDS encoding M23 family metallopeptidase yields MRKLSLSTKKNRTPKSVNRGRVAVVTGGMVAALALGSTAAFAAGAQHEAAPVAASAPSNVADVLAKQATGQKDAAAAAKAKAKAAADATKRAAEKAAADRKARIAGWETPAAHYVLGAGYHQVGKHWVNTHSGQDFVVPTGTSVRAAHTGTVVTAGWGGAYGNNIVIKHGSQLYTQYGHLSHIGVHVGQQVITGQEIGKSGSTGNSTGPHLHFEVRTTPYYGSSVEPLHFLRAHGVNA; encoded by the coding sequence ATGCGTAAGCTCTCGCTCTCGACGAAGAAGAACCGCACCCCGAAGTCCGTCAACCGCGGCCGGGTGGCCGTAGTGACCGGCGGAATGGTCGCGGCGCTCGCGCTCGGCTCCACCGCGGCGTTCGCCGCCGGTGCGCAGCACGAGGCGGCGCCCGTCGCCGCCTCGGCCCCGAGCAACGTCGCGGACGTGCTGGCGAAGCAGGCGACCGGCCAGAAGGACGCCGCCGCGGCGGCCAAGGCCAAGGCGAAGGCGGCTGCCGACGCCACGAAGCGGGCGGCCGAGAAGGCCGCCGCCGACCGCAAGGCGCGGATCGCCGGCTGGGAGACCCCGGCGGCCCACTACGTGCTCGGCGCCGGCTACCACCAGGTCGGCAAGCACTGGGTCAACACCCACTCCGGCCAGGACTTCGTCGTGCCGACCGGCACCTCGGTGCGGGCCGCGCACACCGGCACCGTCGTGACGGCGGGCTGGGGCGGCGCGTACGGCAACAACATCGTGATCAAGCACGGGTCGCAGCTGTACACGCAGTACGGCCACCTGTCGCACATCGGTGTGCACGTCGGCCAGCAGGTCATCACCGGCCAGGAGATCGGCAAGTCCGGCTCCACCGGCAATTCGACCGGCCCGCACCTGCACTTCGAGGTCCGTACCACCCCGTACTACGGCTCCTCCGTCGAGCCGCTGCACTTCCTGCGCGCCCACGGTGTGAACGCGTGA
- a CDS encoding ATP-dependent Clp protease ATP-binding subunit yields MFERFTDRARRVVVLAQEEARMLNHNYIGTEHILLGLIHEGEGVAAKALESLGISLEAVRQQVEEIIGQGQQAPSGHIPFTPRAKKVLELSLREALQLGHNYIGTEHILLGLIREGEGVAAQVLVKLGADLNRVRQQVIQLLSGYSGGKESATAGGPAEGTPSTSLVLDQFGRNLTQAARETKLDPVIGREKEIERVMQVLSRRTKNNPVLIGEPGVGKTAVVEGLAQAIVKGEVPETLKDKQLYTLDLGALVAGSRYRGDFEERLKKVLKEIRTRGDIILFIDELHTLVGAGAAEGAIDAASILKPMLARGELQTIGATTLDEYRKYLEKDAALERRFQPIQVAEPSLPHTIEILKGLRDRYEAHHRVSITDEALVQAATLADRYISDRFLPDKAIDLIDEAGSRMRIRRMTAPPDLREFDEKIAEVRREKESAIDSQDFEKAASLRDNEKQLLAAKAKREKEWKAGDMDVVAEVDGDLIAEVLATATGIPVFKLTEEESSRLLHMEDELHKRIIGQKDAVKALSKAIRRTRAGLKDPKRPGGSFIFAGPSGVGKTELSKALAEFLFGDEDALISLDMSEFSEKHTVSRLFGSPPGYVGYEEGGQLTEKVRRKPFSVVLFDEVEKAHPDIFNSLLQILEDGRLTDSQGRVVDFKNTVIIMTTNLGTRDISKGFNLGFAAQGDTKSGYERMKNKVSDELKQHFRPEFLNRVDDVIVFPQLSQDDILQIVDLMIGAVDERLRDRDMGIELSLEAKELLSKRGYDPVMGARPLRRTIQREIEDSLSEKILFGELRPGHIVVVEVEGEGETATFTFRGEEKVTVADAPPVETPNLSKEG; encoded by the coding sequence ATGTTCGAGAGGTTCACCGACCGCGCGCGGCGGGTTGTCGTCCTGGCTCAGGAAGAAGCCCGGATGCTCAACCACAACTACATCGGCACCGAGCACATCCTCCTGGGCCTGATCCACGAGGGTGAGGGTGTCGCCGCTAAGGCCCTGGAGAGCCTCGGGATTTCTCTTGAGGCGGTCCGCCAGCAGGTGGAGGAGATCATCGGCCAGGGCCAGCAGGCCCCGTCCGGCCACATCCCCTTCACCCCCCGGGCCAAGAAGGTCCTGGAGCTGTCGCTCCGCGAGGCTCTTCAGCTGGGCCACAACTACATCGGCACCGAGCACATCCTGCTCGGCCTGATCCGCGAGGGCGAGGGCGTCGCCGCCCAGGTCCTGGTGAAGCTGGGCGCCGATCTGAACCGGGTCAGGCAGCAGGTCATCCAGCTGCTCTCCGGTTATTCGGGTGGCAAGGAGTCGGCCACGGCCGGCGGGCCGGCCGAGGGCACTCCCTCGACCTCGCTCGTTCTCGACCAGTTCGGCCGCAACCTGACCCAGGCCGCCAGAGAGACCAAACTCGACCCGGTCATCGGGCGCGAGAAGGAAATCGAGCGGGTCATGCAGGTGCTGTCCCGCCGCACCAAGAACAACCCGGTCCTCATCGGCGAGCCCGGCGTCGGCAAGACCGCCGTCGTGGAGGGCCTGGCCCAGGCGATCGTCAAGGGCGAGGTGCCCGAGACGCTCAAGGACAAGCAGCTCTACACGCTCGACCTGGGTGCCCTGGTGGCCGGCTCGCGCTACCGCGGTGACTTCGAGGAGCGCCTGAAGAAGGTCCTCAAGGAGATCCGCACCCGCGGCGACATCATCCTGTTCATCGACGAGCTGCACACCCTGGTCGGCGCCGGCGCCGCCGAGGGCGCGATCGACGCGGCCTCGATCCTCAAGCCGATGCTGGCCCGGGGCGAGCTGCAGACCATCGGTGCGACCACGCTCGACGAGTACCGCAAGTACCTGGAGAAGGACGCGGCCCTTGAGCGCCGCTTCCAGCCCATCCAGGTCGCCGAGCCGTCGCTGCCGCACACCATCGAGATCCTCAAGGGCCTGCGCGACCGGTACGAGGCCCACCACCGGGTGTCCATCACCGATGAGGCCCTGGTGCAGGCCGCCACGCTGGCCGACCGCTACATCTCGGACCGCTTCCTGCCGGACAAGGCGATCGACCTGATCGACGAGGCCGGCTCCCGGATGCGTATCCGCCGGATGACGGCGCCGCCGGACCTGCGCGAGTTCGACGAGAAGATCGCCGAAGTGCGCAGGGAGAAGGAGTCCGCGATCGATTCGCAGGACTTCGAGAAGGCCGCGTCCCTGCGGGACAACGAGAAGCAGCTGCTCGCCGCGAAGGCCAAGCGGGAGAAGGAGTGGAAGGCCGGCGACATGGATGTCGTCGCCGAGGTCGACGGCGACCTGATCGCCGAGGTCCTCGCCACCGCCACCGGCATCCCGGTCTTCAAGCTGACCGAGGAGGAGTCCTCCCGGCTGCTGCACATGGAGGACGAGCTCCACAAGCGCATCATCGGGCAGAAGGACGCCGTCAAGGCGCTGTCCAAGGCGATCCGCCGCACCCGCGCGGGTCTGAAGGACCCCAAGCGCCCCGGTGGCTCGTTCATCTTCGCCGGCCCGTCCGGTGTCGGTAAGACCGAGCTGTCCAAGGCGCTCGCCGAGTTCCTCTTCGGCGACGAGGACGCGCTGATCTCGCTCGACATGTCCGAGTTCAGCGAGAAGCACACCGTCTCGCGGCTCTTCGGCTCCCCGCCCGGCTACGTCGGGTACGAGGAGGGCGGCCAGCTCACCGAGAAGGTGCGCCGCAAGCCGTTCTCCGTGGTGCTCTTCGACGAGGTCGAGAAGGCCCACCCCGACATCTTCAACAGCCTGTTGCAGATCCTGGAGGACGGTCGGCTGACCGACTCCCAGGGCCGGGTCGTGGACTTCAAGAACACGGTGATCATCATGACCACCAACCTCGGCACCCGTGACATCTCCAAGGGCTTCAACCTGGGCTTCGCCGCCCAGGGCGACACGAAGTCCGGGTACGAGCGGATGAAGAACAAGGTCAGCGACGAGCTCAAGCAGCACTTCCGCCCCGAGTTCCTCAACCGTGTGGACGACGTCATCGTCTTCCCGCAGCTCAGCCAGGACGACATCCTCCAGATCGTCGACCTGATGATCGGTGCGGTGGACGAGCGGCTGCGCGACCGCGACATGGGCATCGAGCTGAGCCTGGAGGCCAAGGAACTGCTCTCCAAGCGCGGCTACGACCCGGTCATGGGCGCGAGGCCGCTGCGGCGGACGATCCAGCGGGAGATCGAGGACTCGCTGTCCGAGAAGATCCTGTTCGGCGAGCTGCGCCCCGGCCACATCGTGGTGGTGGAGGTCGAGGGCGAGGGTGAGACGGCGACGTTCACCTTCCGCGGCGAGGAGAAGGTCACGGTGGCGGACGCCCCGCCGGTCGAGACCCCCAACCTCTCCAAGGAGGGCTGA
- a CDS encoding SCO3374 family protein, translating to MRRRSCTGMDWYEHELGWPLSGALPPGLVTGVRFDALDVPVAVGYALLSRFARPGRLGPVALDGGRVLLLVAAGAADELPGLLEWLEWGGVPLDVAALGAGQEMRAPAHPEWGRREAAYDRSAPVWLRPPRPGVEVEATLPALRFAGGADGSGVPIGLPALVAALATACHRIALRARTQDQPWAFSYASRIVAGTRPRSLTS from the coding sequence GTGCGCCGCCGCAGTTGCACGGGCATGGACTGGTACGAGCACGAGCTGGGGTGGCCGCTGTCGGGGGCGCTGCCGCCGGGGCTGGTCACCGGGGTGCGGTTCGACGCGCTCGATGTGCCGGTGGCGGTCGGGTACGCGCTGCTGAGCCGCTTCGCGCGGCCCGGCCGGCTGGGGCCGGTGGCGCTCGACGGGGGCCGGGTCCTGCTGCTGGTGGCGGCGGGCGCCGCGGACGAGCTGCCGGGGCTGCTGGAATGGCTGGAGTGGGGCGGCGTCCCGCTGGACGTGGCCGCGCTGGGCGCGGGGCAGGAGATGCGGGCGCCGGCGCACCCCGAGTGGGGCCGCCGGGAGGCCGCATACGACCGGTCGGCACCGGTATGGCTGCGGCCTCCCCGACCGGGCGTCGAGGTGGAGGCCACGCTGCCCGCGCTGCGGTTCGCCGGAGGAGCCGATGGATCGGGGGTTCCCATCGGTCTTCCGGCGCTTGTCGCCGCACTGGCGACGGCCTGCCACCGGATCGCGCTGCGGGCGCGCACCCAGGATCAGCCGTGGGCCTTCTCGTACGCCTCGCGGATCGTGGCCGGCACCCGGCCGCGGTCGTTGACCTCGTAG
- a CDS encoding histone-like nucleoid-structuring protein Lsr2, giving the protein MAQKVQVLLVDDLDGGEADETVTFALDGVTYEIDLTTANADKLRGLLNPYTDSGRRTGGRVGRGRTKAVRGGGASGPDTAKIRAWAKEKGYEVNDRGRVPATIREAYEKAHG; this is encoded by the coding sequence GTGGCACAGAAGGTTCAGGTCCTTCTCGTAGACGACCTCGACGGTGGTGAGGCGGACGAGACCGTGACGTTCGCGCTCGATGGAGTGACGTACGAGATCGACCTCACCACGGCGAATGCCGACAAGCTGCGGGGGCTGCTGAACCCGTACACGGACAGTGGTCGCAGGACCGGTGGCCGGGTCGGGCGCGGGCGTACCAAGGCGGTACGCGGCGGCGGAGCGTCGGGTCCCGACACCGCCAAGATCCGCGCCTGGGCGAAGGAGAAGGGCTACGAGGTCAACGACCGCGGCCGGGTGCCGGCCACGATCCGCGAGGCGTACGAGAAGGCCCACGGCTGA
- a CDS encoding amino-acid N-acetyltransferase — protein sequence MPLVSNDVTIRRARTADVPAVRSLLDSYVRDRILLDKPTVTLYEDIQEFWVAERDEDAAVVACGALHVMWEDLAEVRTLAVDPALRGAGVGHQLLAKLLQTARWLGVRRIFCLTFEVDFFAKHGFRETGDTPVDGDVFGELLRSNDEGVAEFLDLERVKPNTLGNSRMLLQL from the coding sequence ATGCCCCTCGTGTCGAATGACGTCACCATCCGCAGGGCCCGCACCGCCGATGTCCCCGCGGTGCGGAGCTTGCTGGACTCGTATGTGCGTGACCGCATCCTGCTCGACAAGCCGACGGTGACGCTTTATGAGGACATCCAGGAGTTCTGGGTCGCGGAACGGGACGAGGACGCGGCGGTCGTCGCGTGCGGCGCGCTGCATGTGATGTGGGAGGACCTGGCCGAGGTCAGGACGCTTGCAGTGGACCCGGCACTGCGGGGTGCGGGTGTCGGGCACCAGTTGCTGGCGAAGTTGCTGCAGACCGCGCGGTGGCTGGGAGTGCGCCGAATTTTCTGCCTCACGTTCGAAGTGGACTTCTTCGCGAAGCACGGCTTCCGTGAGACCGGGGACACCCCGGTGGACGGCGATGTCTTCGGAGAGCTGCTGCGTTCCAATGACGAGGGAGTCGCGGAGTTCCTGGACCTGGAGCGAGTGAAACCGAACACCTTGGGCAACAGCCGCATGCTGCTGCAACTGTGA
- a CDS encoding BlaI/MecI/CopY family transcriptional regulator, translating into MPRPLGDLEDAVMTRVWEWNRPVTVREVLEDLARDRTIAYTTVMTVMDNLRQKGWLRREADGRAYRYEAVSTRAAYSAALMNEAWAASDNPAAALVHFFGMMSPEQREAVRDAMRVIQSVDPSAPTEAEGR; encoded by the coding sequence GTGCCCCGGCCATTGGGAGACCTCGAAGACGCCGTCATGACCCGGGTGTGGGAGTGGAACCGTCCGGTTACCGTTCGTGAGGTTCTTGAGGACCTGGCGCGGGACAGGACCATCGCCTACACCACCGTGATGACCGTAATGGACAACCTGCGCCAGAAGGGGTGGCTGCGCAGGGAGGCGGATGGCCGCGCTTATCGCTATGAGGCGGTATCGACAAGAGCCGCATACTCAGCCGCACTGATGAACGAAGCCTGGGCCGCGAGCGACAACCCCGCCGCGGCCCTCGTGCACTTCTTCGGCATGATGTCGCCGGAACAGCGTGAAGCGGTCCGCGACGCAATGCGCGTCATCCAGTCCGTGGACCCCTCGGCTCCGACGGAAGCAGAAGGACGATAG
- a CDS encoding type III pantothenate kinase, protein MLLTIDVGNTHTVLGLFDGEEIVEHWRISTDARRTADELAVLLQGLMGMHPLLGDLGDGIDGIAICSTVPSVLHELREVTRRYYGDVPAVLVEPGVKTGVPILVDHPKEVGSDRIINSLAAVHLYGGPCIVVDFGTATTFDAVSARGEYIGGAIAPGIEISVDALGVRGAQLRKIELARPRSVIGKNTIEAMQSGILYGFAGQADGIAERMARELAADPDDVTVIATGGLAPLVLNEASIIDTHEPWLTLIGLRLVYERNISTT, encoded by the coding sequence ATGCTGCTCACCATCGACGTCGGCAACACCCACACCGTCCTCGGACTCTTCGACGGCGAGGAGATCGTCGAGCACTGGCGGATCTCCACCGACGCGCGGCGCACCGCGGACGAGCTGGCGGTGCTCCTCCAGGGCCTGATGGGCATGCATCCGCTGCTGGGGGACCTCGGCGACGGCATCGACGGCATCGCGATCTGCTCGACGGTGCCGTCGGTGCTGCACGAGCTGCGCGAGGTCACCCGGCGCTATTACGGCGATGTGCCGGCCGTGCTGGTCGAGCCCGGCGTCAAGACCGGGGTGCCGATCCTGGTGGACCACCCCAAGGAGGTGGGCTCCGACCGGATCATCAATTCGCTGGCCGCGGTCCATCTCTACGGCGGCCCGTGCATCGTGGTGGATTTCGGCACCGCCACCACCTTCGACGCGGTGTCGGCGCGCGGCGAATACATCGGCGGCGCCATCGCGCCGGGTATCGAGATCTCGGTGGACGCGCTCGGGGTGCGCGGCGCCCAGCTGCGCAAGATCGAGCTGGCCAGGCCGCGCAGCGTGATCGGCAAGAACACGATCGAGGCCATGCAGTCCGGCATCCTCTACGGCTTCGCGGGCCAGGCCGACGGAATCGCCGAGCGGATGGCCCGCGAACTGGCCGCCGACCCGGACGACGTCACGGTCATCGCCACGGGCGGACTGGCCCCGCTGGTGCTGAACGAGGCCTCGATCATCGACACGCACGAGCCGTGGCTGACCCTGATCGGGCTCCGCCTGGTCTACGAACGCAATATCTCGACCACCTGA